In Deltaproteobacteria bacterium, a genomic segment contains:
- a CDS encoding AAA family ATPase, producing the protein MTTVIAVAGKGGVGKTTCSALLVRALAGCGVRPLLAVDADPNANLHLLLGLPAPEGLGGLREELLPGAAPRDAVSLADRVASEVQRRVSEGDAADLVSMGRGEGPGCYCYVNDLLRRSLARLEGGYRAVVVDNEAGMEHLSRRNLLRIDHLVLVGDPTPRGMSAVAAIRDLAGELSLPVGSRWLLLNRPYAATDRSVPAVEGLRPLADLPHDPALPAWEESGRSFLDLPAGGSKAADALLAAVRGRLLAGTPG; encoded by the coding sequence TCGCGGGGTGCGGAGTACGACCGCTCCTGGCGGTGGACGCCGACCCGAACGCGAACCTCCACCTCCTGCTCGGGCTCCCCGCCCCCGAGGGGCTGGGCGGCCTGCGCGAGGAGCTGCTCCCGGGGGCCGCGCCGCGCGATGCGGTATCGCTCGCGGACCGGGTGGCCTCCGAGGTCCAGCGGCGCGTCTCCGAGGGGGACGCGGCCGACCTGGTGTCGATGGGGCGCGGCGAAGGGCCGGGGTGCTACTGCTACGTGAACGACCTGCTGCGCCGATCCCTTGCGCGGCTCGAGGGAGGGTACCGGGCGGTCGTGGTGGACAACGAGGCGGGGATGGAGCACCTGTCGCGCAGGAACCTCCTCCGGATCGACCACCTCGTCCTGGTCGGGGACCCCACCCCGCGCGGGATGTCCGCCGTCGCCGCCATCCGGGACCTCGCCGGGGAGCTGTCCCTTCCGGTCGGAAGCCGATGGCTCCTGCTCAACCGGCCGTACGCCGCGACGGATCGCAGCGTCCCGGCGGTGGAGGGGTTGCGGCCGCTGGCCGACCTCCCGCACGACCCCGCGCTGCCGGCGTGGGAGGAATCCGGGCGGTCGTTCCTCGATCTCCCGGCGGGCGGTTCGAAGGCCGCCGACGCGCTCCTCGCGGCCGTTCGCGGGCGCCTCCTGGCGGGAACGCCCGGGTGA